A section of the Candidatus Atribacteria bacterium ADurb.Bin276 genome encodes:
- the rplM gene encoding 50S ribosomal protein L13, which yields MVPKTYIPSFKNIQQKWYVVDAQDLVLGRMACQIAKILLGKNKSMYTPFLDTGDFVIVVNADKVRVTGKKLSNKVYRHHTGYPSGFRVETLEHLMKRKPEEVIRKAVWGMIPHHKLGNRIISKLKVYTGDSHPHAAQNPIPLDLRSE from the coding sequence ATATATTCCATCATTTAAGAATATTCAACAAAAGTGGTATGTCGTTGATGCCCAGGATTTAGTACTGGGTAGAATGGCCTGCCAAATTGCCAAAATCTTGTTAGGGAAGAACAAGTCGATGTATACGCCCTTCCTTGATACTGGCGATTTCGTTATTGTCGTCAATGCCGACAAGGTCCGGGTTACCGGGAAAAAACTCTCCAATAAAGTTTATCGACATCACACCGGTTATCCCTCCGGCTTTCGAGTAGAAACATTGGAGCATTTAATGAAAAGAAAACCCGAGGAAGTGATTCGTAAGGCAGTATGGGGGATGATTCCCCATCATAAACTGGGAAACCGCATTATTAGCAAATTAAAAGTTTACACTGGCGATTCCCATCCCCACGCAGCCCAA